The following is a genomic window from Variovorax paradoxus.
GGGCATCACGCTCCAGACGCTGGTCTCTTCGAGCGAGAGTGCGTCGTCGGCGCGGGTTTCGAGCCAGAGGCGCTGGATGAGGTTCTGCGCCACTTGCAGCCGGTAGTCGGCCGAAGCGCGCATGTCCGACAGCGGCTTGAAGTCTTGCGCGAGCGCGAGCTTGGCGGCGTTCACACTGGCTTGCGTCCAGGGCTTGCCCACGAGCGCGGCCTCGGCCTGGACAGCCCGCTTCACGGTGGCGGCCATGCCGCCGAAGGCCAGGCGCACGGCCTTCACCGTGTCGCTGCCCTCTTCCAGCTCCACCGCAAAACCGGCGCACAGCGCGGAGATGTCGCAGTCGAAGCGCTTGCTGATCTTGTAGGCACGCACCTGGCGGCGCATGGCCGCGAGCGGAACCGCAAGCCCCTGCACAAACTCGCCCGGCTGCAGCTGGTTCTTCATGTAGTCGATATAAAAATCGGGCAGCGGCAGGCGGCGCACCGCATCGCCGCGGCGCAGTTCGATCTCTGCGTCGAGCGACATCAGCACCGGCGGTGAATCGCCGATGGGCGAACCATTGGCCACGTTGCCGCCCATGGTGCCGGCATGCCGGATGGGCGGCGACGCAAAGCGCAGCCACACGTCCTGCAGGCTGGGCACGCGCTGCACCAGGGCTTCGAATGCGGATTCGAGCGATGCGCCGGCGCCGATGTAGAGCTCGTCGGCACGCGCCTCGATGGTCTTCATTTCAGCCACGTCGCCCACGTAGATGATGTCGCCCAGGTCGCGAAACTGCTTGTTGACCCACAGGCCGACGTCCGTGGAGCCCGAGAGCAGCTGTGCGCCCGGCTTCTGCACGCGCAATGCCGCAAGCTGCGCGAGCGTTCTGGGCGCATGAAAGTGGTCGATGCGGGCGCCGAGCGGCGCTGCGTAGTCGAGGCCCTCTTGCTGCAAATCCCCTTGCAACGCCGTGAGCGCGGCCACCACCGGCTGCGCATCGAGCCGCACCGGAGGCAGGTCGAACATGCGCTGCCCGGCATCGAGAATCGGCCGGTAGCCGGTGCAGCGGCACAGGTTGCCCGAAAGCTCATCGGCCAGCTGCTGGCGCGTGGGCAGCGTGCCCTCGGCCTGGTGGTGCTCGTAGGCGGACCACAGCGACATCACGAACCCCGGGGTGCAAAAGCCGCACTGCGAGCCGTGGCAATCGACCATGGCCTGCTGCACCGGGTGCAGGCGGTGCACGGGATGCGGGCGCTTGTCTTGCGCCTTCACTTCGGTCTCGCCTGCCGCATGGGCCTGGCACTGGTCCTTGAGGTCTTCGACCGTGAAGAGCGCCTTGCCGTGCAAGGTGGGCAAGAACTGGATGCAGGCGTTGACGGTCTGCAGCTTCAGGCCGCCGGCCTCGGCCAGCTCGCCGATGACCACGGTGCAGGCGCCGCAGTCGCCTTCGTTGCAGCCTTCCTTGGTGCCTGTGCAGTGCGCATCCTCGCGCAGCCAGTCGAGGACGGAGCGCGTGGGATGGACGCCGCTGACGTCGACGGTTTTTCCGCGGTGGAAAAACCGGATGGGTTGGGTCTTGTTGCTGCTCTCGGTGCTCATGCTCTTCGTGCTCGTGGGCGGCTCGTTTCGGCCAAGCGTTGACGTTAGCGGCTTGCGCCGCCGGATACATACCGCAGGGCCCATATTGCGTATGTGGGGGCTGGTATGCAAGCTACGGGGAAACCCTTGAGCCAGTGAGCAATTCCTGGGCCACATCGGGCGTCATCCGCCCCGGCGGGTGCCGCTTTTTTCATCAGGCGCCCTCCGAGAACAGTTCGGTGATCACCTGCCGCAGCCAGCGGTTGGCCGGATCGGCCTCGAAGCGCCTGCTCCAATGCAGCGAAACCGTGAAGTCGCGCAGCGGAAAAGCGGGCTCCACGATGGCGTAGCCGCCCTCTTCTGCGAACCCGCGCGCGATGTTGCGCGGCATCACCACCGCAAGGTCGGTAGCGCGCACGATGGCGGGCAGCACCATGAAGTGCTCGGTGGTCAGCCGCACGCGTTCTTCCAGGTTGAGCAGCTGCAATATGCGCAGCGTTTCCGCATGCGTGCGCACCGCCACGTATTCGAGCGTTTGCAGCGCCTCGATGAGGGCCTGGCTGTTGCGCCGGCCGCGCGCGAACGGATGGCCCTTGCGCAGCAGCACGATGTAGCGGTCTTTCAGCAGGTGCTTGCGCTGCGTGTCGCGCACCTTGGGCAAAAAGCCGAAGGCAAAGTCGATGCGACCGCTGTCGAGTGCGGGCGCTATGTCGGTCGGCAACAGCGGCAGGGTCTCGATGCGCACACCGGGCGCCAGCTCGCCAAGCCGCGCCATGAGCGGAGGCAAGAAGCGGCCTTCGCCGATGTCGCTCATGTGAATGCGAAAGGTCTTGCGCGAGGCCTGCGGCTCGAATCGCCCGGGCTCCTGCAGCGCTTCTTCCAGCGTGTTGAGCGCGGCCTGCACCGCAACGGCCAGCCGGTAGGCGCGCGGGGTGGGCGCCACACCGCCGGGCGCGCGGGTAAAGAGTGCGTCTTTCAGCAGCAGGCGCAGGCGGCCCAGGCCATGGCTGGCGGCGGGCTGCGTAAGGCCGAGCTCTTCGGCGGCGCGGCTCACGCTGCGCGCGCGATAGACCGCATCGAACAGGCGCAGCAGGTTGAGGTCTATCGTTTGAATATGCATGGCGTGCATATTACTTAGCTCGATTATTTTATTGAAGACCCGGTGCAGGGCTCGCACACTGGCCGCCGTCGCTGACCAGACCGACATTCGGCGAACACGAAGAGCCCACCCACGAGAAGGAGACAAGACATGGCCAGACTGCGTCCGCATGCGGCAATTGCCGCCCTGCTTTGCATTGCTACCACTGCCGCGTGGGCCCAGCAGCCTCCGGCCGAAGAGCCGGGCTGGGCCAAGGGGCGCCCCAAGACCGAGGCGGCCACGCGCATGGCGCCGGTGCCTTCCTTCCCCATTCCGACAGCGGTCGACCAGCTGCCCACCGCCAAGTTCAAGCTGCCGCCCGGCTTCAAAGTGGAAACCTGGGCCTCGGGCGTGCTCGACGCACGGTCGCTGCGCCAGGGGGACAAGGGCACGGTGTTCGTGAGCACGCTCTTCGTGGGCAACAAGGTGTATGCCATTGCCGAGAAGGGCGACCGCAAGCCCAAGACCATCGTCGACAAGACCGAGTTCGCCACCGGCATCGAATATCACAAGGGCGCGCTGTACCTTGCCACCCACAAGCAGATCGTTCGCTACGACGGCATCGAAGACAAGCTGGACAACCCGGGCACGCCGGCCGTGCTCAACGACAAGCTGCCCGGCGGACAGGACCACAGCTGGCGCTACCTGCGCGTGCGCGACAACAAGCTGTACTACGCAGTGGGTGCACCCTGCAACATCTGCGACCCGGACGAGGCGCACGCACGCATCTTTCGGATGAACCTGGACGGCAGCGGCATCGAGACCGTGGCACGCGGCGTGCGCAACACGGTGGGCTTCGACTTCGATCCGAAGACGGGCAACCTCTGGTTTACCGACAACGGGCGCGACTGGCTCAGCGAAGACTTGCCGAACGACGAACTGAACGTGGTGACCGCACCCAACCAGCACTTCGGCTATCCGTATTGCCACCAAGGCAACATCGCCGACCCCGAGTTCGGCTGGGGCAAGAACTGCGGCGAATTCACCAAGCCCGCCGCGCTGCTCGGCCCGCATGCCGCCGGCCTGGGTCTTGCGTTCTACAACGGAAAGATGTTCCCGACCAAGTACCGCGGCGCCATGTTCATTGCGCGCCACGGCCCATGGAACCGCACGGTGAAGTACGCAGACATTGCCGTTGCATGGCCCGACGGCAAGGGCGGCGCGAAGGTCGAGCCGTTCATGACGGGCTTCGTCGAGAACAACAACTATCTCGGCCGGCCGGTGGACTTCCTGGTGCTGAAGGACGGCTCCATGCTCGTGAGCGACGACCACGCGGGTGCCATCTACCGCATCAGCTACGGCGGCCGATGAGCAGGGGTTTCGTTCTTGCGGCCTTCACGCAGGCAGTTGCCGCCATGGCCTTGACGCTTCTCGGTTCAGCAGCACCTTCCGCCAGTGCGCAAGGCACGCAGGCCGCGCAGGGCAGCTATGCGCAGCGCTATGCGGCGGTGTGCGCCTCGTGCCACGGTGCCAACGGGCGCAGCGACATGGCGGGAACACCGGTGCTCGCGGGCCAGCATTCGTTCTATGCCATCACGCAGCTGTTTCTGTTTCGCGAAGGCCGGCGCGACAACCCTGCGATGTCGGCAGTGGCCAAGACCATGAAGGACGAAGACTTGCGCGGCTTCTCGGAGTTCATCGCCACGCTGCCCGCGGTGCCCGCGGTGCCCGCGGCGCCGTCGGCAGCGCCGCCAGATGCGGCCCGCATGGCGCGCGGCCAGGCGCTGGCGCAGACGCACCGCTGCGTGATCTGCCATGGCGCCGACCTGAGCGGCGGCCAGCAGGTGCCCCGCATCGCCCAGCAGCGCGAAGACTACCTGCAGACGACGCTGCACGGCTTTCGCACCGGCAAACGGCCGGGCTACACGCAGGCGATGACCGAGGCCGTGAGCGGCATTCCGCCGGAAGACCTGGACACCCTTGCGTATTACGTGGCGCGCTTTCCCGGCACCGCCGCCAAGCCGCCCGGCAAGTAGCCACCGATACCGCAGCGCAACGCCGGCGCAAGCGCGGCGCAGGAAACGCGCGCCTTCGCCTCTAACTTTCAACCTGCATCAACCCAACGGAGCCGAACCTCTTGGAAGTTTCATTCAGCAAGGAAGTGCAATTGCTGCGCCTGGGCGCCGGCGACACGTTCCACGGCGAGGGCATCCTCGCGATCACCAAAGGCCTGCTGCAATCCGGCGTGGCCTACGTCGGCGGCTACCAGGGCGCGCCGGTCTCCCACCTGCTCGACGTGATGGTGCAGGCCAAGACATACATGGACGAACTGGGCGTGCACGTGGAGGCCTGCTCCAACGAGGCCTCCGCGGCCGCCATGCTCGGCGCTTCCATCCACTACCCGTTGCGCGGCGCCGTCACATGGAAGTCCATCGTCGGCACCAACGTGGCAGCCGATGCGCTCTCCAACCTCTCGTCGCCCGGCGTGACCGGCGGCGTGCTGGTCGTGGTGGGCGAGGACTACGGCGAGGGCGCGAGCGTGATCCAGGAGCGCACGCATGCCTATGCGCTCAAGTCGAGCATGTGCCTGCTCGACCCTCGGCCCGATCTCGGCCAGATGGTGCGCATGGTCGAGCACGGCTTCCGCCTCTCGGAGGCATCGAACATGCCCTGCCTCATGGAGCTGCGCATCCGCACCTGCCACGTGCGCGGCAGCTTCGAATGCAAGGACAACATTGCGCCTGCCGTATCGACCCGCGCGCTGATGAGCGAGCCCGCGGCCTTCGACTACATGCGCCTTGCGCATCCGCCCGTCACCTTTCGCCATGAAAAGCTCAAGGGCGAAGAGCGCATTCCGGCGGCGCGGCGCTATATCGTCGAGCATGGGCTCAACGAGCTCGTTCCGGGCGGCCGCCATGCCGACCTGGGCATCGTGGTGCAGGGCGGGCTCTACAACGCGCTGATCCGCAGCCTGCAGCAGCAGGGGCTGGCCGATGCGTTCGGCGAGACGGACATTCCGATCCTGGTGCTCAACGTGACCTACCCGCTGGTGCCCGAGCAGGTGGCCGACTTTTGCGTGGGCAAACGCGCGGTGCTGGTGGTGGAAGAAGGCCAGCCCGAATACATCGAGCAGGACATCGCCACGCTGCTGCGCCGGCGCGACATCCAGACACCGCTGCACGGCAAGGACATGCTGCCTTCCGCGGGTGAATACGGCGTGGAAGTGCTCGCGGGCGGCATCGGCGTGTTCACGGCCAAATACACCGGGCCGGGCGAAGCCTCTTCGTCCGCCGCGGCCTGGCTGGCCGGCAACCGCGAAAGGCGCGAGGCCGTGGCGCGCCAGCTCTCCGCGCCGCTGCCCAACCGGCCGCCGAGCTTTTGCGTCGGCTGCCCGGAGCGCCCGGTGTTCTCGGCCCTGAAGCTCGCGC
Proteins encoded in this region:
- the xdhA gene encoding xanthine dehydrogenase small subunit, which produces MSTESSNKTQPIRFFHRGKTVDVSGVHPTRSVLDWLREDAHCTGTKEGCNEGDCGACTVVIGELAEAGGLKLQTVNACIQFLPTLHGKALFTVEDLKDQCQAHAAGETEVKAQDKRPHPVHRLHPVQQAMVDCHGSQCGFCTPGFVMSLWSAYEHHQAEGTLPTRQQLADELSGNLCRCTGYRPILDAGQRMFDLPPVRLDAQPVVAALTALQGDLQQEGLDYAAPLGARIDHFHAPRTLAQLAALRVQKPGAQLLSGSTDVGLWVNKQFRDLGDIIYVGDVAEMKTIEARADELYIGAGASLESAFEALVQRVPSLQDVWLRFASPPIRHAGTMGGNVANGSPIGDSPPVLMSLDAEIELRRGDAVRRLPLPDFYIDYMKNQLQPGEFVQGLAVPLAAMRRQVRAYKISKRFDCDISALCAGFAVELEEGSDTVKAVRLAFGGMAATVKRAVQAEAALVGKPWTQASVNAAKLALAQDFKPLSDMRASADYRLQVAQNLIQRLWLETRADDALSLEETSVWSVMPHAPAKAAAEGV
- a CDS encoding LysR family transcriptional regulator — its product is MHIQTIDLNLLRLFDAVYRARSVSRAAEELGLTQPAASHGLGRLRLLLKDALFTRAPGGVAPTPRAYRLAVAVQAALNTLEEALQEPGRFEPQASRKTFRIHMSDIGEGRFLPPLMARLGELAPGVRIETLPLLPTDIAPALDSGRIDFAFGFLPKVRDTQRKHLLKDRYIVLLRKGHPFARGRRNSQALIEALQTLEYVAVRTHAETLRILQLLNLEERVRLTTEHFMVLPAIVRATDLAVVMPRNIARGFAEEGGYAIVEPAFPLRDFTVSLHWSRRFEADPANRWLRQVITELFSEGA
- a CDS encoding PQQ-dependent sugar dehydrogenase, coding for MARLRPHAAIAALLCIATTAAWAQQPPAEEPGWAKGRPKTEAATRMAPVPSFPIPTAVDQLPTAKFKLPPGFKVETWASGVLDARSLRQGDKGTVFVSTLFVGNKVYAIAEKGDRKPKTIVDKTEFATGIEYHKGALYLATHKQIVRYDGIEDKLDNPGTPAVLNDKLPGGQDHSWRYLRVRDNKLYYAVGAPCNICDPDEAHARIFRMNLDGSGIETVARGVRNTVGFDFDPKTGNLWFTDNGRDWLSEDLPNDELNVVTAPNQHFGYPYCHQGNIADPEFGWGKNCGEFTKPAALLGPHAAGLGLAFYNGKMFPTKYRGAMFIARHGPWNRTVKYADIAVAWPDGKGGAKVEPFMTGFVENNNYLGRPVDFLVLKDGSMLVSDDHAGAIYRISYGGR
- a CDS encoding c-type cytochrome — translated: MALTLLGSAAPSASAQGTQAAQGSYAQRYAAVCASCHGANGRSDMAGTPVLAGQHSFYAITQLFLFREGRRDNPAMSAVAKTMKDEDLRGFSEFIATLPAVPAVPAAPSAAPPDAARMARGQALAQTHRCVICHGADLSGGQQVPRIAQQREDYLQTTLHGFRTGKRPGYTQAMTEAVSGIPPEDLDTLAYYVARFPGTAAKPPGK
- a CDS encoding indolepyruvate ferredoxin oxidoreductase subunit alpha, with amino-acid sequence MEVSFSKEVQLLRLGAGDTFHGEGILAITKGLLQSGVAYVGGYQGAPVSHLLDVMVQAKTYMDELGVHVEACSNEASAAAMLGASIHYPLRGAVTWKSIVGTNVAADALSNLSSPGVTGGVLVVVGEDYGEGASVIQERTHAYALKSSMCLLDPRPDLGQMVRMVEHGFRLSEASNMPCLMELRIRTCHVRGSFECKDNIAPAVSTRALMSEPAAFDYMRLAHPPVTFRHEKLKGEERIPAARRYIVEHGLNELVPGGRHADLGIVVQGGLYNALIRSLQQQGLADAFGETDIPILVLNVTYPLVPEQVADFCVGKRAVLVVEEGQPEYIEQDIATLLRRRDIQTPLHGKDMLPSAGEYGVEVLAGGIGVFTAKYTGPGEASSSAAAWLAGNRERREAVARQLSAPLPNRPPSFCVGCPERPVFSALKLAQQDTGPVHIAADIGCHAFGTFEPFSMGHSILGYGMSLASRAGVAPMMNRRTLSIMGDGGFWHNGLLTGVQSALFNGDDAVLLIFKNGYTSATGTQDIISTPDDEMKERAVDKQQSLVDKNQTIEATLTGLGVKWMRTVTTYDVDRMRRTLTEALTSDFNGLKVVIAEGECQLERQRRIKPWLASLLKKGERVVRVKYGVDEDVCNGDHACIRLSGCPTLTLKDNPDPLKVDPVATVIDGCVGCGLCGENAHAATLCPSFYRAEVVQNPKWHERLLHSLRGAVVRALQPA